The stretch of DNA CTCTCGTGGCCCATTAACCAAGGATCCCGATTCAAGGGTGTGTTCAATATATATGAAGATCGGCTCGATCTTTTCACACCCGATAAGCAACGAGTGACGGAGAAGGTGGAGGTGCGTGTAGACAGTGCTGCACTATCCCATTATATTGGCGAGGCTGATGCTGCCAAATTGCGCGAAGATCTGGAACTCGTGGAAGGTGTTTATCCCGAGTTTGATGTTGAAACCTATCGCACGGCCCAGGTGGCTCCCGTGTTCTTTGGTAGCGCGCTGAACAACTTTGGCGTTCAGGAATTGCTGAATTGTTTCGTAAAGATCGCCCCCAGTCCACGTCCCACTCAGGCTGAAGAACGACTTGTAATGCCCGAGGAAACGAAGTTCACGGGGTTCATCTTCAAAATTACCGCCAATATCGATCCCAATCACCGCTCTTGCATCGCTTTCTGTAAGGTGTGTTCCGGGCGATTCGAACGCAATCAACCCTACCTGCACGTGCGACAGGGGAAGACGTTACGCTTCAGCAGTCCGACACAATTCATGGCCCAGCGGAAAAGTACCATCGACGAGGCTTATCCTGGCGACATCATTGGTCTGCCCGACAACGGCACTTTTAAAATCGGCGACACACTCACCGATGGTGAACAACTTCACTTCCGCGGACTGCCTTCCTTCTCACCCGAGATGTTTAAATACATCGAAAACGACGATCCGATGAAGTCCAAACAACTCAACAAAGGCATTGAGCAACTTATGGATGAAGGTGTGGCACAACTTTTCGTCAATCAGTTCAACGGTCGGAAAATCATCGGTACTGTAGGACAACTTCAGTTTGAAGTCATCGAATACCGCTTGCAAAACGAGTATAACGCCAAATGTCGCTGGGAGCCCGTACACCTCCACAAAGCCTGCTGGATAGAATCGGACAATCAACAGGAACTCGACAACTTCAAAAAACGCAAATATCAGTATATGGCGAAAGATCGTGAAGGACGAGATGTCTTCTTGGCCGACTCAGGTTATGTTCTAAGCATGGCTCAGCAGGACTTCGAACACATCCGATTCCATTTCACCAGCGAATTTTGAACGATTCCAATCAATAAAATGAGCAATGCCCAGTTGGCT from Prevotella sp. oral taxon 475 encodes:
- a CDS encoding peptide chain release factor 3 produces the protein MNEIERRRTFAIISHPDAGKTTLTEKFLLFGGQIQVAGAVKSNKIRKTATSDWMDIEKQRGISVSTSVMEFDYEGYKVNILDTPGHQDFAEDTYRTLTAVDSAIIVVDGAKGVETQTRKLMEVCRMRNTPVIIFINKMDREGRDPFDLLDELEEELQIKVRPLSWPINQGSRFKGVFNIYEDRLDLFTPDKQRVTEKVEVRVDSAALSHYIGEADAAKLREDLELVEGVYPEFDVETYRTAQVAPVFFGSALNNFGVQELLNCFVKIAPSPRPTQAEERLVMPEETKFTGFIFKITANIDPNHRSCIAFCKVCSGRFERNQPYLHVRQGKTLRFSSPTQFMAQRKSTIDEAYPGDIIGLPDNGTFKIGDTLTDGEQLHFRGLPSFSPEMFKYIENDDPMKSKQLNKGIEQLMDEGVAQLFVNQFNGRKIIGTVGQLQFEVIEYRLQNEYNAKCRWEPVHLHKACWIESDNQQELDNFKKRKYQYMAKDREGRDVFLADSGYVLSMAQQDFEHIRFHFTSEF